CCGGCCTCATAGACCGGCAGGTCCCTCCAGTGAACCGTGATGTTGTAGAGGCCAGTCGGCACCCTGACGACGACCTCGCCCTCCGGAGAGCTGAGCCCCGAGCCCATCACCTTGAGGCTCCCCGAGCCCGTCACGGTGCACAGGGCGCTCTCGAGCGGGGCGCCCCTGGAGTCCACAGCCCGGACGGTGAGGTAGTAGATGCGGCACACGACCTCCATCTCCATCTCCCCGTCCACGAGAATGGAGGCCGTCTCGTTCACAACGGCGTCGCTCCAGACGACTCTGAGGTCGTAGCGCCGAATCGCGAGCCTGAACACCGCCCGGCCCTCGATGTCGGAGAGCTTTGAGTCTGCGACGATGCCGGTCGAGCTGTCCGTGACAACGACCTGCGCACTCGGCACCGAGCCCCCGCGCGGGTCCACGAGCCTGAGGCTCAGGTAGAACACGCTCGTGTGAATCGTGTAGGTCTCGTTGCCATCCACCACGACTACCGTCCGATTGACCTCCACCCCTCCCCAAACAATGCTGAGCCTGTAGGGGCCGGCGGGCGTCTGGTAGAGGGAGAATTCGCCGCTCGCGTCAGTCCTGAAGGGAAGAATCGAGGCGCTCCCGTTGGGGTAGTGGACATAGACTGCCGCGTCCTCGAGGGGCGTCTCCCTGCTGTCCACGGTGCGGAAGGTCGGGTAGTAGACCCGGCAGTAGAGCACGAGGGGGTTGAGCTCGGTCACGTTGTCGGTCACCTCAACCAGCTCGCTCGCGACGCGCACGCCCCTCCAGTAGACCCTGAACACGTAGGGCCCGGGCTGCATCGAGAGGTTCGTCAGGCCGGCGGGGCCGGTCAGGTTCCTGTCCACCACCCTCTCGAGGACCGTCGCCTGAACCTCCGCGCCGCTCAGGGGCTGCCCGGTCGAGTCCAGCGCGAGGACGTTGACGAAGCGCGGGGTGCCTATGAAGAAGAAGGAGCTGTTGCTGACCGCGTAGGGGCCGTAGTTGTAGTTCATGAAGTAGTGGTAATAGTAGTAGCCGTTGTTGTCCACGGCCCACACGGTTATGTTGTAGCGACCGGGGTCGGCGCCGCTGTAGTTCCACGCAAGCTCATAGGTGCTGGAGAAGGACACGGGGGTGCCCAAGACCCTGTACATCGTGGCGTTGTCGATAATGGTTGCCCCGGAGGGGCCGACGAGCGTGCAGCTCGCCCAGCGGATATCGTAGCCGCCGAAGGGGTCCGTCACGGTCGCGCGGATGACGGCGGTGGTGTTTGGGGCGTTGCTCTGGAAGCCCGACTCGGGGTTCCCGTCCGGGTCGAAGGTGCTGACCGACTGGACCTCCAGATAGTTCTCGCAGGGAAGAACGACCCGGCTGTTGTTCGTGGCCGTGTCTATATAAATGGCCTTGTAGATGCCCGACCCACCCGAGACCTGAAGGCTCATGTGTATCGTGGAGCCAGAGGCGAAGGTGTGCCTGAAGCCCGGGATATCGAAGGAGTAGTACTGCGGGGCCGAGGCAGGGTTGTAGTTCGCGCTGAAGGCCGTGGAGGTCCAGTTCTCCGCGCCCGTGCTGTTCCTCTCCGAGAAGGTTATCTGGACCTGGAAGTTGTTGTTGGAGCCGGAGTAGTTCCCCCAGAAACCGACGGTCACGGTGCCGTTGACCGTCAGGTCGGAGGCGAGCACGGGCACCATGTAGAAGTCCATCACCAGATTCTTGTCGCCGTCAATGGTGTAGTTGGTCTTTGCCCAGTACTGGCTCGTGTTGAAGGTCAGCTGGGTCGCCTTCCCGTTCACAGTCGGGCTGGTCGGGTCCCAGTGGAGCCAGAGGACCATGTTCTTCACTGTTCCGCGCCCGGCGTCCCTGCCCTCCTCGCCGGCGGCGGGAACCGCGATGAGAATCGCGCAGACGGCCAGTGCGGTCAGGAGCAGCGCGGCGCTCCCGAGACAAGCTCTCGAAGCCATTCGTATCGCCCCTCACTCGTTTTGATACGTCCATGACGGGAGAGTATAAAAGCCGTTTATGGTTCGGTTTCGAATTGTCCCCCCCGGACCGGCAGATGTTTTATATTGATACCCGATATCGTTACTGGGGCCCCGGGGGGGCAGGGGGGCCGGGACTGAACACACCGTACATCCTGATGCTAGCGCTCTTCGCAATGGCGTTCACGTTCGGCGCCTTCACATGGGTCTCGAGGAACGTCTGGCAGAGCCGGGCCCGGACGAGGGCCTGCGCCGCCGTCGCGATCATCTCGACCGCGGCATTCGCAATTCTCGCGTGGACGGTGCTACCGTGAGAGAAGAGCCCCGCCCCCGCGCCCCAACACATCCCCATCATGGTCCCGCCCGGCGTAGAACCGCACACCCGGCGCCCGCTCTCGAAAATCGCGCGCGTTCCCCTCATGGCCGCGCCCGGCGCCCCGTCCGTTCCACATCCCTCCTCACGGCCGCCGCTCCCTCTGTCGTCATCCTGCTCCACGCCGCCCGGAGACGGGCGCGGGGGCCCGCCGGGGCCCGGACCGGGCCCCTCAGCGACGGGAGAGCCGGGGCGCGGGAGAAGAGCGCGCGGGGTCGCGCAACGCCGCCACCCGACCCATATCCCCCCGCCCGTCCCGCTGAGACTCCCCCTGCGCGCGGGCCTGATGCGCCGTGCGCTCCGGGCGCCCAACCCGCCTGGCCAGTTGGAACTCCTCCCCCGCCCTCCATACCCCCGCGCATCGCAAGACTGCTCGGCGCGGTCCCGGTCAGGAGGGAGGGGCCTCCCCTGAGGTGGGAGAGGGGCCCGGACGGAATAGTCGTCATCACCCACTCGAAGGACCTCACGCGCCTCGAGCGCTGGCTGATGAAGAAACTGGGTGGCTCGCCCGAAATCCGCAGGAGGCTCGACCGGCCCGGGAGCGATATCTGGTTCCTCTGCGACGGGAGGCACACTGTGGCCGAAATCTGCGACGAGATGGACAAGAAGTACAGGGAGGAGCTCGAGCCCGTCCTGACGCGCGTTACAAAGTTCCTCGAGATGCTGCTCGCCAGAAACCTGATATACCTGAGAAAGGAGAAGGTGGAGGGCGGAGAGATAAAAGGGGCGAGCGGGCCAGAGGGCGCGGAGGGCTGGGGGAGTGAGAAGGCCCGCGGGCCGGAAACGGGCTGAGCAGGGGGCAGATGGGGCGAGTGGGAAGTGCACTACTGAGGCCTCACGAGCGGGAGGGAGCATGGAGGGAAGCGGTCATGGCCGGGTGCGGGGGGAGTGAGGGTGAAGGGAAGGAAGGGAGGTGCGGGTGCGGGAGGCGAGGGTGGATGAATGCGGTGAAGCGCAGGTAATGCGCAGGCGCGGGAGGTGAGGACGAGTGAAGGTGAAGGGAGGAGGCCAGAAGGGCAGGCGCGGGCCGGGGAGGAAGGTGCTCAGGTGCCCGCAGTGCGGGAGCAGGGAGCTGTACTACGAGGCGGGCCTCATCACGGGCTACAAGTACCACTGCAAGAGGTGCCAGTACATGGGGCCATTGGTGATTCAGGAGAGGGAGGGCTGAGGGGGGAGGAAGGAGAGGGAGCCCCCGGAAAAGGAGGGCTGAAAGTTGGAAGAGCGGGAAAGAATTTAAAGAGGGGGAGGAGCGGGCGGGGCAGGAAGGGGAGGGAGCCGGAGGCGCGAGAGACAAAGGATTGAGGAAAGAGGGAAGGGGGAGGTCAGGAGCGTGATGTGCGGCAGCAACCGGAGTCGGGGCCCCCGCCCTCCATCCGGCCAGCGGGGGTGGGTAAAATGGAGAGGGAGTTCTCCGGCGGGGACGGGGCCGGGATGATGGACGGCGGCAGGGGAAAGGAGGCGGCGGGCGCACCGGGAGCCGACCCGGGGGCGGGACCGGCGACGCCTCGAAAACCGCCTGCGGGGGCCGGCGTGTTCAGGGACCCTGTCGAGGTCTTCTCGGGCGTCCTCATCTCGGGCGCGCTCTGCGCCTTCATAAAATCAGAGAGAGCCCTCGTGCTGGCGGACCTGCACATGGGCTTCGAGGCCGTCGCCGCGGCCGACGGGGCCTGCTTCCCGAGGAGGCAGAAGCCCCTCATCGTCAAGAGGCTGGAGCGGGCTCTCGCCATTTTCCGTCCGGAGCTGGTCGTGATCGCAGGCGACTTCAAGCACAACTTCGGCCGCTCCTCGGCGCAGGAGTGGAGGGAGGTCGAGGAGGTCCTGAACTTCCTTGACTCGAGGGCGGATGTGGCCCTCGTCCGAGGAAACCATGACAACTACCTGCAGAGCATCATCTCGCCCCGGCCCTTGCCCCTGCAAATGGAGGTTGGGGGAGTGCTGGTGCTCCACGGCCACAAGGAGGTTACGGCGCTGGAACGCTGGTGCGGCCCGAAGATACTGGCCCACGAGCACCCCTCCCTCAGGCTCAGGGACCGCGTCGGGGCGCAGGTCGGTGCTCCAGCCTTTCTCGTGGACAGGGCCTCCGCTACTCTAGTTCTTCCTGCGCTCAGCCCCCTCGCGCCCGGCGCCGACGTCGCCCGGGGGCCAATCACGTCCCCTGTTCTCAGGGCAATGGACGTGGGGCGCATGGAGGCCTTCGCCGCGGACCGAGGAGAGCTCCTGGGCTTCGGACCCCTCTCCTCTCTCAGGGAGCTGGAATGCTGAGCCTCTCCTAACCCTTATATACTCTCTCCGCGATTTCAAAAACGGGGCGTCCCGCGCCCCGAAAGAAGCAAGAAGGAGTAGCCATGGTGGAGACGAAGGAGCTGACGAAAATCAAGGATCTCACCCCGCAGCACAGCAGGGTGAATGTCCTTGCGAAGGTTGTGAAGCTGGGTGATGTAAGGGAGGTCCCGTCCAGATACGGGCCGCCCAGGCGCGTTTCGGACACGGTGATCGGGGACGAGACGGGGACGATCGTGATGTCCCTGTGGCAGGAGCAGGTCGGGACCGTCAAGGAGGGGGACGTCATTTACATAGACAACGGCTACATCTCGCTCTTCCGCGGGCACATGAGGCTGAACATCGGCAAGTACGGGACCCTGAGCAAGTCGGACCAGCCCATGGAGGTCGTGAGCACAGAGCTCGACATGAGCGAGAAGGAGTGGCCGATGGAGAGGAGGCGGGAGCGGTTCGAGGATCGCGAGGGGGGGTGGGGGAGGGGACCGAGGGAGAACGAGAGGAGAAGGCCCCGGTTCTGAGTTCGGCGGGCTGAGGCGGGCGCCATCATCTCCGCCTGCTCGCGCTGGGCGGCTCCGCGGCCGCGGAGCCGGGGAAGGGGAGGCCGGGTCATGAGGCAATCGGACGTAGAGTTGCTCGAGGAGGCACTCGGGGCCTCAGCGCGCGGGACGGACTTCGACGAGGCGCTGCTCAGGACGCTCAAGAGGCACCTGCCGGTGAAGTACCACAGGCGCTTTGCTGAGCTGATGGATGAGATTCTTTCCGTGGCCTCCGAGGGCGGCCTGACGAACAGAGAGGCGGCGATGCAACTCCTTACAGCCCCGCGCGCCTCCGGGCTGCACGCGGGGCTCCACGCGGAGGGACCGGGGGCCCGTGGACTTGAGGATGTGACGGGATTGCCCCCGCCCACGCGGCCCCGGGAGCCCTCTGGAGACTCTCGGCACGCTGGAGCCGAGCCAGTGAAGTCCTTGGGGATGCCAGCCGCCCCAGCCCTGGAGGGAGCCGCGAGGAGTGGGAGCGGAATTCCCGAGACACACCCCTCTGTCCCTAAAGGAGCCCCGGAGACCACCCGCAGGCCGCCAGCGACGGGGCCGGAGGAGGAGGGGACCGCGACCGTGGGAGAGACGCCCGGGGCGGCCGAGCGCCTTCCGGAGGTCGAGAACATCCTTGACCTCGGCGGGGCCGCGCCCGACCAGCTCCCCCCAGAGATGAGGGACAAGCTGAAGCGAGTGGTCAAGGTAAAGAAAAGGGAGCCGGCATGGGAAGAAGGGCCGGAGGAGGAGCCAGACCCAAGGCTATTCTTCAAGGGGAGCCTGAGGGCCCCGCCGCAGCTGATTCCACGCGAGGCCCCAGTCCAGAAGGAGGCCGGTACCGCGCGAGGGGAGGGAAAGGCGGCCTCGAAAAAACCCGCGGGGAGCGAGGGAGATGAGGACGGGGGGCCCGCAAGGGAATCAGGCGGGTCTGGAGGAGAATAGAAGAAGGGCGGATAATAGGTACGGCGGATACTGATCGCTGGGGGAAATCCAAGCGTGACACCCGCCCACATCTCGGGACCATTTTTATGAATTTGATGGGAATCCGACAGGGATTTTGTCGATTCCAAAAACTGTAGAGTTTTCGCGCGAGCTAGGCCATCGAGCAGGGCGGGGTGGGCTCCCGAGCGTCGATTGAGGTTCGGTCTGGTGGCTGGGGAATTGACTGGCTCCGGGGGCTCTGGCGGAGAGGATTTGTAGATGGGCAAAACGGCGTTGATGCGCGATGTGTGACGACTGGGTCACGGCGGCTCCGGAGAGGGCGAGAAACGAATCATTATAATCAAATCATTATCGTCGAATTATCGAGGTACGTGAAGCAGTCGGGAATGTCACAGCACCGAGCTCGTGCTGAGCCATTTGCAGCCGTAGCCGCCGCCGTATTCCGGAAAGATAGACTGGATGCTGCATGTCGCGCTCTTCACAATTATTATTCCAGCGGACGCATCGAGCCACCGGCCAAAAAGGGGGAGGGGGTTGCGATAGCAAATCGGGTTGGTTGGGAAATTATGTGGTATAAGGAAGGCGAACACTCTGATGGTTACTGAAACAGCTGCCGAATCACCTGCGACGCAACGATATGAAAATGAAGAATTCGTGTCCTGTTATATTCTTTCTAATACCTGTAATCCCTCCAGCATTTGTTGGCAGCATTTGTTGAAGCACGATAAAGCGGAGAGAAAAAGTTGTCTGGACAGGTCGGCGGTTCTCAGCGAGCTCTCCTCGAATGTGGAGAAGCTCCGGCAGTCCGTGGTGAGGAGGAGCGGTGAGCTCGGCTCCGTGGCGCTTAGCCGCCTGCACTGGGAGAGATATTGAGAGCGATATTGATACTTTGGCTGGGTTCAGACTCGGAGGGAGGGCACTCGCAACTCTGATGAGTCTCCGCCCTATCTGAAGTGGCTGCGGGGTCGCAGGAATGACCTCGCTTCGAGGGGCGGTCTCAGCCCACGCCTCGCTCCGCGCGTTTTCAAAGGGGAGGAGTGTCTCAAAGAATTGCAGCTTCTCAAGCGCAATCGGGAAGAGCGCCTCGACCCTGGGCAACCCCCAAAGGAAAACGAATTTGGAGGAGCTTATGGCCCGACGGGGACATCAAAAGGGCATTTGTGGGGAGCGTCGGGTAGGAGAAAAACATTCCGCCACAACATTCCGCCCTCGCGGCCCTCGAGTGGGCGGCCGGGCAGCAATAATGCAGGTGACTCAGCAGCCCTAGCCACGGGGAAACTGTCGCCGTCGGAGTCCCCACCGTCCCCCCAACTCAAACCCCCGGCCCCTCCCTCCTCGCGGTCTCCTCGATCCCCTTCACGAGCGCGGTGAGCGTCGAGTTCACGGGCGTGTCCACGCCATGCCTCTTGCCCATCTCCGCAATGTAGCCGTTTATGGAGCAGATCTCGGTCCTTCGACCCCGCTCTATATCCTGCAGCATGCTCGACTTGTTCTCCGCCGTCTTCCGTGCCACGTCCTTCGTCTTCTCTATGATGTTGCAGGGTGGGAGCCGAATTCTGGCGGCCTCGGCCACCATGATCGCCTCTGAGCATGTCCTCTCGAGGAGCGCGGTCAGTGCAGGCACCTTCAGGAGATACCCGTTCCGGAGGCCTGTGATTGCGGTTATCGGGTTGATTCCGGCGTTCACGATCGCCTTGGCCCACATCTCACCGCAGATGTTCTGCGTGGTCCGGGTCTGGATTCCGACGGAGTTGAGCATCTCAGCTATTTTCGCGGCCCTCTCCTTCTCCGTCCACACAACGTCGCCGACCACAGTCTCCCCGACGCCCGCGTGGACGATGTGCCCGTCCTCGGCGCGCATTATGCCGTGGGACGTGACCCCCGCGAGAATGTGCCCTTCCTTCTTCATCACGCGCCTGATGGTCTCGACATTGTCGAGCCCATTCTGGAGCGAGAGGACCATAGTGTCCTCGCGGATGTAGGGCACGATGTCCCTCATCGCAGCCTCGGTGTTGTAGGCCTTCACCGTTAGGATTATCAGATCAATGTCGCTCAGGTCGCCGAGCGAGTGCCAGACCTTCGGCCGCACGACCTTCTCTGTTTTACCGGTGATTCTCAAACCGCCGCGCTCAATGGCCTCCATGTGTTGTTTTCGACCCAGCAGGGTGACGTCGTACTTCTCGGAGAGCAGGCCGCCGAAGAAGCTCCCGACCGAGCCGGCTCCATAGACCAGGACCCTCATCCAAACCCCCAGGCGGCCGACCGGATATAAATTTTATTACTTCTCGGCGGTGTGTCCCCTCTACCGACTACCGAATTCGCCCGCGCGGCTCGAGCGCGGAAAGGGCGGGGCCCGAGAACGAACGCTGGAGACCCACTAATCCCCCGAATGGAAACTCATCGCAGCCTCCCTCGCCGCTGTGTGCGCTCTGTAGAGCGGCGCGACCCGGCCCCCCTCGACCAACCCCTTCACTAGCTCAAGTGCCTTTCGGGGCGAGACCAAGTGCCCCGGGGAGACATATACGATTCCGCGGGGCGAGGGGGAGACGCGCAGGGCATAACCCCGGACGCTTCCGTCCACTAGAACTTCCGAAGAGCCGCCGACTTCCGTGGGAAGCTCCACCGGCTCTCCGCACAGGAGCGACTTCGCCACTCCGACCGTTGGGATGTCCAGCTCCACCCCGGCCTGGGAGGCGAGGCCAACGCCCATGGGGTGCAGGGTCCCGTTGCCGTCGAGCAGGAGAACGTCGGGTCTGGCGGGGAGCAGGTCGAGCACAGCCCTTATCGCTGGAATCTCCCTGAAGCCGAGAAATGTCGGGATGTACGGAAACCGGGGAGCGACGTGTATCGCCACCGTCGGGCCCGGCGCCCCCTCCCTCAGGCCATGGAGCGCGCCCGCGGCGAAGGCCCCAAAAGGAGTGTAGGCGACGTCTACCGCCAGAAGGCTGGCATAGGGCTCCCTCTCGTCGGTGAACTTGAGCTTCGGGATGAGCGAGAGCTGGTACTCCCTGAGGGCGGCCAAGGGGCGCTCGGTCCTGAAGTCTGTGAAGAGCCTCGCTTCAAAATCAACTACCTTCCCATCCCTGACCTCCACGCCCTCTGAGACCAGCAGCTCCGCCTTCCTGCCCGAGCCGCCCGGCGCGCTGAATTTCCCCAGCCTCCCGTCGGAGTGGACGACGCGGTGGCAGGGCACCTCCGGGGCGTAGGGGTTTTTTGCCATCAGCTCCCCGACCAGACGCGCCGCCTCCCTCGCCCCCAGCGCCTCCGCAAGCGCGCCGTAGGTTGTAACGCGCCCCGGGGGGACCTGGCTGAGGAGGTCATAGGTATATTCAGCAAGGTCAGGTATCTCCATCGGGAACCGGCAGGGTTAACAAGGTTTATTACCATTCCCCTCCCTTCCCGCCGCGGTGCAGGGATGAAGCGGAGCTCCGAGATATCGGGTTTCTATAAAAAGAGCGCGGAGGAGAGGCTGAGAATCGTTCAGGAATTCGCGGGCCTGAGCGAGGAGGAGGTTCAGGTGCTGCGCAGCACGGGGGGACTCCCGCGCGACACCGCCGAGAGGATGATAGAGAACGTCGTCGGCGGCTACACACTCCCCCTCGGCATCGCTGTGAACTTTCTCATCAATGGAAAAGATGTTCTCGTCCCAATGGTGATTGAGGAGCCCTCCGTGGTCGCAGCCGCCTCCAACGCGGCGCGTATGGCCCGGCCGCACGGGGGTTTCACCGCGGATTTCTCGGGGCCGATGATGATCGCACAGGTTCAGCTCGTAGGAACCTCCGACCCTAGCTCGGCGAGGCAGAGGATACTGGAGGCGAAGAAAGAAATACTGGAGCTCGCGGCTGCGCAGGACCCCGTCCTCATTCGGGCGGGAGGGGGCCCGAGGGACCTAGAGGTCCGGATAGTCGAGACGGCGAGAGGCCCGATGGTTATCACGCACCTCCTCGTGGACACTCGCGACGCGATGGGAGCGAACGCGGTCAACACGATGGCCGAGGCGGTCGCGCCTCTCATCGAGCGAATCACCGGAGGCAAGGTCTACCTGCGCATACTGTCAAATCTCGCGGTCCACAGAATCGCGAGGGCCCGCGCGGTCTTCGACAGGGAGGCCCTTGGGGGCGAGGAGGTCGTCGAGGGAATTCTGAGCGCCTGGGCATTCGCCGAGGCCGATCCCTTCCGCGCCGCCACTCACAACAAGGGCATCATGAACGGCATAGACGCCGTCGTCATCGCCACCGGCAACGACTGGCGCGCCATAGAAGCAGGCGCGCACGCCTACGCAGCCCGCTCAGGGAGGTACACATCTCTCACGAGCTATGAGAAGGACCCGAAGGGCAACCTCGTTGGAACAATCGAGCTCCCGATGGCCGTGGGAATCGTTGGTGGCGCCACGAAGACCCACCCAACCGCGCGCTTGGCGCTCAAGATACTCGGCGTCCAGAGCGCCGCGGAGCTGGCGATGGTAATCGCGTCAGTGGGGCTGGCCCAGAACCTCGCGGCCCTGCGAGCACTCGCTAGTGAGGGAATTCAAAGGGGGCATATGAGCCTCCACGCGCGCAACGTCGCCATAGCCGCGGGCGCGAGCGGGGAATTGGTCGATAGAATAGCGGAGCAGATGGTCAGGGAGAGAAAGGTCAGGGCCGACAGGGCGAGGGAGCTTCTGGAGGAGTACTTGAGGCGCGCGGGCTGAGCCGACCCGTTCCGACATCCTGAGACCCGAGCTTCGGGAAAGAGAACCGTGGTCCGAACGAGAGAAGCTCGTCCTCACGTTGACGAACCCGCCTAACCTGCGGAGGGAGACCCCTGAGGGCTCTCGAATTCTCGGGCGGAGGAATCACTCCGCCCTCCTGACCAGCTCTATCAGCTCCCTTCTGACGACCTGACGCGAGGTCAGGAGAATTCCTAGAACCGATGAGACCAGAGTCACGCCGAGCACGAGCGCGATGATGTGCCACGGGACCACGAATCTGAGTCCCGTGACGCTCAGGAGCCCGATGAACCAGACCATCATCAAGCCAACAACCAGCCCCACAAGAATTCCGAGCAGGACCGCGCCCAGCGCCACCGCCACGCCCTCGAGCAGGAAGGACCCGAGTATCTGGGTTCTCCTGAAGCCTAGGGACCTGAGCACGCCGATCTCGAACTCCCTCTCTTTTATCGACGCGTACAGGTTGGACATCAGGGAGAAGACCGCCACCATCATCATCCCGAGGAGCACGGAGGAGAAAATCACGTCCAGAAAGGCCGTTGCCTCGGTCACGGACCTGACGGTGGCTTTCGTCACCGAGACCCTGACGCCCTGCCTGTCCGAGAAGCGAAGCAGGAGCTCCTCCCCGACCTTCTCGGGGTCTTTCCCAGGCGAGACCCTCAAGAAAACGCTCGAGTAGTACCTAGCGGGCGCGCTCTGGTTCGAGAGGAACCTGTGCTGCTCGAAGGAGACGAACGCGGCCTGCGTCTCGTCCACGGCCCTCGCGGTCTGGGAGACCTCGAAAGGGAAGCCGGGGAGGGTGTTCAGGACCGCCCTGACGGTCAGGAGGCTTCTCCTGTCCTCCCTCGAGGCTCTTATGACGTCCCCGGCGCCCGCGTTAAGGGCCGTGGCGAGCGAGCGGCTGATGATGATGCTGGAGTTATCGAGCCCGAAGGCCGTGGGGTCCCCCTGGCGGAAGTCCGCCGAGGAGAGGTAGGAGGCCGCTGGGAAGGAAGAGTCGGCCGCGTAGAGCCTGACCCTCACTCCCGACGGACCCACGAGCGCCCCGAGCTCCGCATCCACCGGCGGCCCCACGCCCGCGCCCCTCTCCACTCCCGGGGTCGCTAGAAGCGCCTCGAGCTGCGACTCCGGCATGTCGTAGGCGCTCCTGACCCTGATGTCCGCGCCCGCCTCGTACCTCGCCGTGTCCTCGATAGAGCCCCTGACGGTCGAGATGAGCGAAGTGAAGAATATCAGTATAGCCACTACCACACCGAAGATAATGTTCGTCGAGAGGTTGCGCCGCGCGTACCTGAGCACGCTCTTCCTCGCC
The sequence above is a segment of the Thermoplasmata archaeon genome. Coding sequences within it:
- a CDS encoding PqqD family protein, which codes for MKKLGGSPEIRRRLDRPGSDIWFLCDGRHTVAEICDEMDKKYREELEPVLTRVTKFLEMLLARNLIYLRKEKVEGGEIKGASGPEGAEGWGSEKARGPETG
- a CDS encoding single-stranded DNA-binding protein; the encoded protein is MVETKELTKIKDLTPQHSRVNVLAKVVKLGDVREVPSRYGPPRRVSDTVIGDETGTIVMSLWQEQVGTVKEGDVIYIDNGYISLFRGHMRLNIGKYGTLSKSDQPMEVVSTELDMSEKEWPMERRRERFEDREGGWGRGPRENERRRPRF
- a CDS encoding metallophosphoesterase, which translates into the protein MEREFSGGDGAGMMDGGRGKEAAGAPGADPGAGPATPRKPPAGAGVFRDPVEVFSGVLISGALCAFIKSERALVLADLHMGFEAVAAADGACFPRRQKPLIVKRLERALAIFRPELVVIAGDFKHNFGRSSAQEWREVEEVLNFLDSRADVALVRGNHDNYLQSIISPRPLPLQMEVGGVLVLHGHKEVTALERWCGPKILAHEHPSLRLRDRVGAQVGAPAFLVDRASATLVLPALSPLAPGADVARGPITSPVLRAMDVGRMEAFAADRGELLGFGPLSSLRELEC
- a CDS encoding hydroxymethylglutaryl-CoA reductase, degradative, which codes for MKRSSEISGFYKKSAEERLRIVQEFAGLSEEEVQVLRSTGGLPRDTAERMIENVVGGYTLPLGIAVNFLINGKDVLVPMVIEEPSVVAAASNAARMARPHGGFTADFSGPMMIAQVQLVGTSDPSSARQRILEAKKEILELAAAQDPVLIRAGGGPRDLEVRIVETARGPMVITHLLVDTRDAMGANAVNTMAEAVAPLIERITGGKVYLRILSNLAVHRIARARAVFDREALGGEEVVEGILSAWAFAEADPFRAATHNKGIMNGIDAVVIATGNDWRAIEAGAHAYAARSGRYTSLTSYEKDPKGNLVGTIELPMAVGIVGGATKTHPTARLALKILGVQSAAELAMVIASVGLAQNLAALRALASEGIQRGHMSLHARNVAIAAGASGELVDRIAEQMVRERKVRADRARELLEEYLRRAG
- a CDS encoding 2-dehydropantoate 2-reductase, with protein sequence MRVLVYGAGSVGSFFGGLLSEKYDVTLLGRKQHMEAIERGGLRITGKTEKVVRPKVWHSLGDLSDIDLIILTVKAYNTEAAMRDIVPYIREDTMVLSLQNGLDNVETIRRVMKKEGHILAGVTSHGIMRAEDGHIVHAGVGETVVGDVVWTEKERAAKIAEMLNSVGIQTRTTQNICGEMWAKAIVNAGINPITAITGLRNGYLLKVPALTALLERTCSEAIMVAEAARIRLPPCNIIEKTKDVARKTAENKSSMLQDIERGRRTEICSINGYIAEMGKRHGVDTPVNSTLTALVKGIEETARREGPGV
- a CDS encoding endonuclease V, which gives rise to MEIPDLAEYTYDLLSQVPPGRVTTYGALAEALGAREAARLVGELMAKNPYAPEVPCHRVVHSDGRLGKFSAPGGSGRKAELLVSEGVEVRDGKVVDFEARLFTDFRTERPLAALREYQLSLIPKLKFTDEREPYASLLAVDVAYTPFGAFAAGALHGLREGAPGPTVAIHVAPRFPYIPTFLGFREIPAIRAVLDLLPARPDVLLLDGNGTLHPMGVGLASQAGVELDIPTVGVAKSLLCGEPVELPTEVGGSSEVLVDGSVRGYALRVSPSPRGIVYVSPGHLVSPRKALELVKGLVEGGRVAPLYRAHTAAREAAMSFHSGD